One Gopherus evgoodei ecotype Sinaloan lineage unplaced genomic scaffold, rGopEvg1_v1.p scaffold_76_arrow_ctg1, whole genome shotgun sequence genomic window carries:
- the CEACAM19 gene encoding carcinoembryonic antigen-related cell adhesion molecule 19, which translates to MGGPCFRNTPYKGVLFAGCLLLCWGPRTVVCTVVVRRIPEAPSVGQNVTLSVEGGLEPLRHFDWYRGRLADGSTRIFSYFLGQERPQRNGVQFTGREVGFPNGSLLLQGAQANDSGTYQVALQLVPQGSEKGTVELRVSAPATTLGPRTLLPPGSGTGPPLATAAPSTPQVLGWVVAGVVVGILLTGALGAVVIYHFILRRSDLARGSTGKLDPKGKKPQRSARDDMEPIYEVMESSLELPQPEGRNPEIDPQVPPAIPLPPQPDPNYTELLQRAESVYAQIQR; encoded by the exons ATGGGAGGGCCTTGTTTCCGGAACACCCCGTATAAGGGGGTTCTGTTTGCAG GCTGTCTCCTGTTGTGCTGGGGTCCCCGCACTGTGGTTTGTACTGTTGTGGTGCGCAGGATCCCGGAGGCTCCGTCCGTGGGCCAGAACGTCACTCTGTCCGTGGAAGGCGGCCTGGAGCCCCTGCGTCACTTCGACTGGTACCGGGGGCGGCTGGCTGATGGCAGCACCCGCATCTTCAGCTACTTCCTGGGGCAGGAGCGCCCCCAGCGCAATGGGGTGCAGTTCACGGGCCGCGAGGTTGGCTTTCCCAACGGGTCTCTGCTCCTTCAGGGTGCCCAGGCCAATGACAGCGGCACCTACCAGGTCGCTCTGCAGCTGGTGCCGCAGGGCAGCGAGAAGGGCACCGTGGAGCTGCGGGTGAGCG CCCCAGCGACCACCCTGGGTCCAAGGACATTGCTCCCCCCGGGCTCAGGCACAGGGCCTCCCCTggccacagcagcccccagcaccccgcaggtcctgggctgggtgGTGGCGGGGGTCGTGGTTGGGATTTTGCTGACCGGAGCTCTGGGAGCCGTGGTCATCTACCACTTCATCCTGCGCAGGTCGGACCTGGCCAGAGG CTCCACAGGAAAACTGGATCCCAAAGGGAAGAAACCACAAAGATCTGCCAGGG ATGACATGGAGCCGATTTACGAGGTGATGGAGTCTTCCTTGGAGTTGCCCCAACCGGAGGGAAGAAACCCTGAAATTGACCCCCAAGTTCCCCCG GCTATCCCCTTgcctccccagccagaccccaacTACACG gagctgctgcagcgagCCGAGTCCGTATATGCCCAGATCCAGAGGTGA